CCATAGGCAATGGCAATTACCAGAATGATCAGCGATACCGGAACCGCCTTCCATTCATAAAGATCGTGAAAGGAAAATCCTCGCTTGATTTGCGGCCTTTCGTCGGGAATGGTCATGGCACAAAGAATCAACATGCCCAACAGGCTCACCAGAGCACTGAGGATGAAGACTGCCCGGTAGCCCAGTGTCTGTGACAGGGTCAGGCCGAGATAGGGACCTATGGCGCCACCGGCCAGAACCATGGTGGTAATGTAGGCCAGTCCTTCGCCCACTCTGGACCTGGGGATCAGGCGGCTGCCCATGGCCTGGATGCCGGTATTTGCCACGGCAAAGCAGGCTCCGCTGAAAAATCTGATCAGCATGACACCTGCCACCGTTGTGGCCGAAAGATAAAGGAGGTTGGTCGCCACGAAGAGAAATCCACTTGCCAGAAGCACGCGGCGGCTGCCGAATCGTCCTTCGAGCCGGGCCGTCTGGGCACGGAAGAGGACAGCGGCAATAAGAAAAATGCCGTTGACGGCACCGGCAGCCTCCATTGAGCTGTGCAGCTCTTTCAGCAGGTAGACCGGCATGACCGGAAGGTACAGGGCAAAGGGGATGAAGAGAAAAAACATCCCCAGCGTCGTCAGGGTGAAGGTTCGCGACCAAAGGATTTCTTTTGTACCGGTGTGTGCCATAAGTCCCGCACTTCAGCCTGTCTGGATGCTGGTCAGCGGCTGCGATTGATAAAACGGTCAGCCGAAGTCGCCATGGAAAACTCGCTGCGGATCATGTTCTGCAGGTCGTCGATGGAGCCGATGGCCTTTCTCAACCGTTCCCGTTCAGGTCCCGGGAGTTCGTGGGGATTGATGTAACAGGCGTCATCGATGATTCTTTTGCGCAGCCTGTTTTGCTGCAGAAGTCGATGGCCGGTGATGACATGATAGGCGTCGGCCAGCTCGCTTGCCATCTGGTCCGTCAGGCGGCCTGCGTCCCTCAGCCGGTCGATTCTGGCCGGGGTGGAGGTCTCCTCTATACCCACGTGGACCGCCAGCAGCCGGACGCACATCACGAGCGGCATCCAGGCCATGACCTTGATATTGAATTCTCCCCGGTGCAGCCCGTCGGCCTCGACGACAAATCGCCTGAGGAACCCTTTGGACAGCCGCATGGAACTGACGACTCTGGCCATGTGCCTGATGGCCTGGGGATTCTCTCTCACCCGTGACCGGACCGACTTGCCGAAGCCAAGGCCCAGGTCCCGGTCGCCGCAGATGAAGCGGACGTCCATCAGGGCGATGAGATTGACGATACTCTTTTCCCAGTCGCTCCTTTCCAGGCGGAGCATGTGGGAAAGTCGGCTCTCCCATTGCTGCACTGATCCACGCCATGCCTCATTGACCGGCATGATGCCGCCGCTGCATCTGCTGATGCCGACCGCCTCGAGTTTATTCACGAATACCGAGCCGAGGCTGGCGAAGTAATCGCCTGGCTCCTCCCCCATTTGCACGGATATGACTTCGCCAGAGCCATGTAGAAAGAGGTAATCCTGGTCCGAAAACAGCAGTTCTTCCCTTCGGCCGGCGCTGCCGACTGCGAAAAGCGATAGGGGTGCCTCGCAGTAGGACCCGGCGAAATAGAGCTCCCGGCGGGCCAACTCCAGCACCCGTTCTACAATCGCTTCCCTGGCGGCCGTACAGATCTCCTGAACCATCGGTGTCGAGCCTGTGGCGAGGAAAAGATCACTGGCCACGCCGACCAGCCGTTCATTGATGGAACGCAGGACAGCCAACTCTTCAGCAGCGGTAGCCATGGCAACCAGTGACCGAAGCTCGCTGCGGGCTGTAGCTATACTGCCCTGCAGCGGTTCCAGTGCCCCCCTGACCAGGGCCAGGAACTCCTCCCCCGGGGAGATATCCAGTCGCGCCAACCGTTCGCGCACTATCCGGTCCACCTGGGACAGGGACAGCTCCGTTGGGAGTCGGTCCACATTCACCTCATCGTTTTTTCACCAGGCTGTCTGTAACGTAAGTGTCACAGCCTCAATTTGAAGACATTGGTGACAGCGTCTGCAAGAGAGCCGATCATGGCCGGGTCTTGAACGGCAGGAGATGTGGTCATACGAATACGGGCGGGGCTTGAGCCGCCGCCCGTAGACAGACAAAATCAAATGCCCGTTCCCAGGCAGACAATCAATCATGATACTTTTTGAGCAGCGCCCTGGCATCCTTCAACAGGGCCACGCCGTTGCCCCCTTTGGCATTGACCTCCTTGATCCAGTCATTATCCACGTTTTCGCAGGCTTTCACCCAGCGCTTGTACTCGGCATCGGTCAAGACATTGAAGGTGTTGCGGCGCTCGACAGCGATCTTTCTCGCCGCCACCGTAAAGCTGTCGAAGGTCTTGCCTGCCCACTTGGATGCTGCAAGGCCACTGTTGTTGTCGATTACCTTCTTTAATTCGGGAGACAGACGGTTGTACTTGGCCGGGTTCATGGCGAAGGTGAAGATGGAGTAGGCATGCTTGGCCTGCCCGGGAGCGGTCTCCGTGTGGGTCTTGCAGATTTCCTGCAGCTTGAAGGCCGTGGTCACTTCCCAGGGGATACTGGCCCCGTCAACCACGCTCTTGGAGATGGATTCGGGAACGGCCGGCGCCGGCATCTGCACAGGCACTGCGCCGAGCGCCGTCAGGGTCTTGGAACCGATGCGGCTTGGTGCACGAAGTTTCAGCCCCTTCAGGTCTTCCAGGGTCTTGACCGACTTCTTGCCGAAGTGCATCTGGTTGCCGTCATGCAAATGGGTGAAGAGCAGTTTGGTGCCTTTGAATTCATCCTGGGCATTTTTCTGGACATATTCCCATAAGGCCTGACTCCCGCCTTCGGAACTCTTGGCCATGAACGGCAGTTCGAAGACCTCGGCCTTGGTGAAGCGTCCCGCCTGATAGGTGGGCAAGGTCCAGACGATGTCGGCTACCCCGTCACGGACCTGGTCCAGGAGTTGTGCCGGGGTACCCCCCAGCTGCATGGAAGGATAGATCTGGCACTTGAGCTTGCCACCTGACTCCTTGCTTATTTTCTCGCACCAGGGGAGTAGTATTTTTTGATGGAAATTGGAGCTGGTCGGCAGGAAGTGGGATACCTTCAGGGTAACCACGTCCGATGCGGCACCGGCCGGGACGGATACAAGCAACGTGGCGGCAATGGACAACATGATCAATTTTTTCAGCTGTTTCATGACAGGCCTCCTCTTTGGGGTCAGGGTTGGAACGTATGTACCAGGTACAGGGATATGATGGGGAAAAAGAGCAGCAGGGCAATGCGAACGAAATCGGAGAACAGGAACGGCATCACTCCCTTGAAGGTTTCCGTAAGGGGAACGTCCTTGGCCAGGCGGTTGATGATGTAGACGTTCATTCCCACCGGCGGGTGCACCAGGCCGATCTCCACTACCATAAGGGCCAGAATGCCGAACCAGATGGATTTGTCTTCCGGTGCCAGACCCCAGTAATTCAATCCCATGACGATGGGATAGAAGATGGGAATGGTGAGCAGGATCATGGCCAGGGAGTCCATGACGCAGCCCAGGAAGATGTAGATCAAAAGGATCATGATCATGATGAGAAGGGGAGACAGGCCGCAGTTCTGCACCCAGGTCGCCAGTTCGGTCGGCATCTGCGAGACGGCAAGCCCGGTGTTGAGCATGTCGGCGCCGAGCAGCACCAGGAAAATCATCGCCGTGGCCTGGGCGGTGCCGACCGCGCTTTCGATCACCCCCTGCAGACGCATGCCCCCGGTGATGACGGCGAGAATGCCGCAGGCAGCAGCGCCGATGGCAGCTGCCTCTGTGGGATTGGTCCAGCCGCCGTAGATGCCGACGATGACCACGACAAAAACAATCAGCACCGGCGTTACCAGCATCAGGCTGCGCAGGCGCTCCGACCAGGGGACGCTGGGACCGGCCGGACCGGCGGCAGGATTGATGGTGGTGAGAATCCTGACGACGATCATATAGCCGAGCATGGCGATGATGCCCGGCAGGACCGCGGCCATGAACAACTTACCGATGGACTCCTGGGTGAGGATGGCGTAGATGACTAGCGGCACCGAGGGGGGGATCATGATGCCCAGTGTCCCGCCGGCCGCCAGGCAGCCGGTGGCGAGCGAACCTGAATAGCCGTAGCGGCGGAGTTCCGGAAGGGCAACCTGCCCCATGGTGGCGGCGGTGGCCAGTGATGAGCCGCAGATGGCGCCGAATCCGGCACATGCGCCTATGGCAGCCATGGCGATCCCCCCCTTGCGGTGCCCCATAAAAGCGCTGACGCAGCGGAAGAGGGCGTTGCTGAGGCCGCCATGGGTGGCAAATTGCCCCATCAGCAGAAACAACGGGATCACCACCAGGTCGTAATTGGATAGCCTGGCATAGGCGAGATTCT
This region of Geotalea daltonii FRC-32 genomic DNA includes:
- a CDS encoding MFS transporter, with protein sequence MAHTGTKEILWSRTFTLTTLGMFFLFIPFALYLPVMPVYLLKELHSSMEAAGAVNGIFLIAAVLFRAQTARLEGRFGSRRVLLASGFLFVATNLLYLSATTVAGVMLIRFFSGACFAVANTGIQAMGSRLIPRSRVGEGLAYITTMVLAGGAIGPYLGLTLSQTLGYRAVFILSALVSLLGMLILCAMTIPDERPQIKRGFSFHDLYEWKAVPVSLIILVIAIAYGGVLTFVAVYAAELRLTAAANYFFVVMAAASVAARVTTGRMYDRFGPDAAIYPAIVLMAAGLLLMGCIHSAAGLLSAAALIGVGYGMAVPSIQTLAIQISPPHRASEVTATVFTCLDGGVGLGAYLLGGSILAFGYANVYLALGLLTLACTCFYYAMRRRARAEKTYALEEITEKELP
- a CDS encoding putative nucleotidyltransferase substrate binding domain-containing protein; this encodes MDRLPTELSLSQVDRIVRERLARLDISPGEEFLALVRGALEPLQGSIATARSELRSLVAMATAAEELAVLRSINERLVGVASDLFLATGSTPMVQEICTAAREAIVERVLELARRELYFAGSYCEAPLSLFAVGSAGRREELLFSDQDYLFLHGSGEVISVQMGEEPGDYFASLGSVFVNKLEAVGISRCSGGIMPVNEAWRGSVQQWESRLSHMLRLERSDWEKSIVNLIALMDVRFICGDRDLGLGFGKSVRSRVRENPQAIRHMARVVSSMRLSKGFLRRFVVEADGLHRGEFNIKVMAWMPLVMCVRLLAVHVGIEETSTPARIDRLRDAGRLTDQMASELADAYHVITGHRLLQQNRLRKRIIDDACYINPHELPGPERERLRKAIGSIDDLQNMIRSEFSMATSADRFINRSR
- a CDS encoding TRAP transporter substrate-binding protein translates to MKQLKKLIMLSIAATLLVSVPAGAASDVVTLKVSHFLPTSSNFHQKILLPWCEKISKESGGKLKCQIYPSMQLGGTPAQLLDQVRDGVADIVWTLPTYQAGRFTKAEVFELPFMAKSSEGGSQALWEYVQKNAQDEFKGTKLLFTHLHDGNQMHFGKKSVKTLEDLKGLKLRAPSRIGSKTLTALGAVPVQMPAPAVPESISKSVVDGASIPWEVTTAFKLQEICKTHTETAPGQAKHAYSIFTFAMNPAKYNRLSPELKKVIDNNSGLAASKWAGKTFDSFTVAARKIAVERRNTFNVLTDAEYKRWVKACENVDNDWIKEVNAKGGNGVALLKDARALLKKYHD
- a CDS encoding TRAP transporter large permease, which translates into the protein MSGTQIGFLMFAVMMGLLVIRIPIGIAMFTVGAGGYFFLSGCELQPLMATLKNLAYARLSNYDLVVIPLFLLMGQFATHGGLSNALFRCVSAFMGHRKGGIAMAAIGACAGFGAICGSSLATAATMGQVALPELRRYGYSGSLATGCLAAGGTLGIMIPPSVPLVIYAILTQESIGKLFMAAVLPGIIAMLGYMIVVRILTTINPAAGPAGPSVPWSERLRSLMLVTPVLIVFVVVIVGIYGGWTNPTEAAAIGAAACGILAVITGGMRLQGVIESAVGTAQATAMIFLVLLGADMLNTGLAVSQMPTELATWVQNCGLSPLLIMIMILLIYIFLGCVMDSLAMILLTIPIFYPIVMGLNYWGLAPEDKSIWFGILALMVVEIGLVHPPVGMNVYIINRLAKDVPLTETFKGVMPFLFSDFVRIALLLFFPIISLYLVHTFQP